The Vigna unguiculata cultivar IT97K-499-35 chromosome 6, ASM411807v1, whole genome shotgun sequence genome contains a region encoding:
- the LOC114188645 gene encoding ribosome biogenesis protein BOP1 homolog isoform X1, with translation MKGKKKTMPKNDVHEEEAPLPSEKVPSPPVSDSDSDSDYEDSSADDGESSASLDSLSESELEDDSSENGGSSGNVEAEGTESSLDERSLQDIVNGEGSGSENSDLDQQVVESDSSEDEVAPRNTIGDVPLKWYEDEPHIGYDIKGKKIKKKEKQDKLDSFLANVDDSKSWRKIYDEYNDEVVELTKDEIKLVRRLLKNQAPHSDFDPYPDYVDWYKWEDAKHPLSNAPEPKRRFIPSKWEAKKVVQYVRAIRKGTITFDKPKEEDGPYLLWGDDSGSTEKSNHLAYIPAPKQKLPGHDESYNPPLEYIPTQEEINSYQLMFEEDRPKFIPKRFTSMRSIPAYENAMKESFERCLDLYLCPRVRKKRLNIDPESLKPKLPSRKELKPYPISCYIEYKGHEDAVTSISVEASGQWMASGSSDGTVRVWEVETGRCLRRWEVGEAVSCVSWNPLPDMHILAVSAGQDVLLLNTGLGDEELQNQIKELLWIDSSTASDDSGDKAPSVSWLKDDKHMGLRLRHFKTVTAVEWHRKGDYFSTVMPTGESRAVLIHQLSKKLTQKLPFKLRGLAVRSTFHPSRSIFFVCTKKSVRVYDLLKTKLIKKLDTGLREASSIAVHPGGDNLIVGSKEGKMCWFDMDLSSKPYKILKCHPKDINNVIFHRSYPLFASCSDDCTAYVFHGMVYSDLNQNPLIVPLEILRGHTSSNGRGILDCKFHPRQPWLFTAGADKLIKLYCH, from the exons ATGAAGGGGAAGAAGAAGACCATGCCGAAAAACGACGTCCATGAGGAAGAAGCTCCACTTCCTTCTGAGAAGGTTCCTTCGCCACCAGTGTCCGATTCTGACTCTGACTCCGACTACGAG GACTCTTCTGCAGACGATGGCGAATCTTCTGCCTCCCTGGATTCTCTATCTGAATCAGAATTAGAAGATGATTCCTCTGAGAATGGCGGTAGCTCCGGCAATGTAGAAGCCGAAGGAACTGAATCTTCTCTGGACGAG AGATCGTTGCAGGACATTGTCAATGGTGAAGGCAGTGGAAGTGAGAACTCTGACCTCGATCAGCAAGTAGTTGAGAGTGACTCCTCCGAGGATGAG GTGGCTCCTCGAAACACCATCGGAGATGTACCTTTGAAGTGGTATGAGGACGAACCTCATATTGGATACGACATAAAGGGCAAGAAGatcaagaaaaaggaaaaacaagacaAGTTAGATTCATTTCTTGCAAATGTTGATGATTCTAAGAGTTG GCGGAAAATCTATGATGAGTACAATGATGAGGTAGTTGAGCTGACAAAAGATGAAATCAAACTTGTCCGTAGACTGCTCAAAAATCAGGCACCACATTCTGACTTTGATCCATATCCG GATTATGTTGACTGGTATAAATGGGAAGATGCCAAACATCCATTGTCTAATGCTCCTGAACCAAAAAGAAGGTTTATTCCTTCAAAGTGGGAAGCTAAAAAG GTTGTACAGTATGTTAGAGCAATTCGCAAGGGAACAATTACTTTTGACAAACCAAAAGAGGAAGATGGCCCATATCTCTTGTGGGGAGATGATTCTGGTTCAAcagaaaaatcaaatcatttggCTTACATTCCTGCCCCAAAGCAGAAATTACCTG GCCATGATGAGTCTTATAATCCTCCTTTAGAGTACATTCCAACCCAAGAGGAGATAAATTCTTATCAATTGATGTTTGAGGAAGACCGTCCTAAGTTTATTCCAAAAAG GTTTACGTCTATGAGGAGCATCCCTGCATATGAGAATGCTATGAAGGAATCCTTTGAACGTTGTTTGGATCTGTACTTATGTCCTCGAGTTCGGAAAAAGCGC CTTAATATTGATCCTGAATCTTTAAAGCCAAAGCTTCCGAGTCGAAAGGAGCTTAAGCCTTATCCCATATCATGCTATATTGAGTATAAAGGCCATGAAGATGCTGTTACATCAATTTCCGTTGAAGCTTCAGGGCAATGGATGGCTTCAG GTTCAAGTGATGGAACTGTCCGTGTCTGGGAGGTCGAAACTGGCAGATGTCTTAGGCGGTGGGAGGTTGGTGAAGCTGTTAGTTGTGTTTCCTGGAATCCTCTGCCTGATATGCATATCCTAGCTGTTTCTGC GGGGCAAGATGTACTTCTACTGAACACCGGTTTGGGGGATGAAGAATTGCAGAACCAGATTAAGGAGCTTCTCTGGATTGACTCTTCAACAGCATCAGATGACTCTG GTGATAAAGCACCTAGTGTAAGCTGGCTTAAAGATGACAAACATATGGGCTTAAGGTTAAGGCACTTCAAG ACAGTTACTGCTGTAGAATGGCACCGGAAAGGTGACTACTTTTCAACAGTAATGCCAACAG GTGAGTCCAGAGCAGTTTTGATACACCAGTTATCCAAGAAGCTTACACAAAAGCTTCCTTTCAAATTACGTGGACTTGCTGTTCGGTCAACCTTCCATCCAtcccgttccatcttctttgtTTGTACGAAAAAGAGCGTTCGAGTGTATGATTTATTAAAGACCAAGCTCATAAAAAAGCTTGATACTGGACTTCGTGAAGCCTCATCTATTGCAGTTCATCCTGGAG GTGATAATTTAATTGTGGGTAGCAAAGAGGGCAAGATGTGTTGGTTTGACATGGACCTTTCATCTAAACCATATAAAATTCTTAA GTGTCACCCAAAAGATATCAACAATGTCATCTTTCATCGCTCGTATCCCTTATTTGCTTCATGTTCAGATGACTGCACTGCATATGTTTTTCATGGAATGGTTTATTCTGATCTTAATCAAAATCCCCTTATTGTTCCTTTGGAAATTCTTCGTGGTCATACCAGTTCAAATGGCAGAG
- the LOC114188645 gene encoding ribosome biogenesis protein BOP1 homolog isoform X2, which produces MKGKKKTMPKNDVHEEEAPLPSEKVPSPPVSDSDSDSDYEDSSADDGESSASLDSLSESELEDDSSENGGSSGNVEAEGTESSLDEDIVNGEGSGSENSDLDQQVVESDSSEDEVAPRNTIGDVPLKWYEDEPHIGYDIKGKKIKKKEKQDKLDSFLANVDDSKSWRKIYDEYNDEVVELTKDEIKLVRRLLKNQAPHSDFDPYPDYVDWYKWEDAKHPLSNAPEPKRRFIPSKWEAKKVVQYVRAIRKGTITFDKPKEEDGPYLLWGDDSGSTEKSNHLAYIPAPKQKLPGHDESYNPPLEYIPTQEEINSYQLMFEEDRPKFIPKRFTSMRSIPAYENAMKESFERCLDLYLCPRVRKKRLNIDPESLKPKLPSRKELKPYPISCYIEYKGHEDAVTSISVEASGQWMASGSSDGTVRVWEVETGRCLRRWEVGEAVSCVSWNPLPDMHILAVSAGQDVLLLNTGLGDEELQNQIKELLWIDSSTASDDSGDKAPSVSWLKDDKHMGLRLRHFKTVTAVEWHRKGDYFSTVMPTGESRAVLIHQLSKKLTQKLPFKLRGLAVRSTFHPSRSIFFVCTKKSVRVYDLLKTKLIKKLDTGLREASSIAVHPGGDNLIVGSKEGKMCWFDMDLSSKPYKILKCHPKDINNVIFHRSYPLFASCSDDCTAYVFHGMVYSDLNQNPLIVPLEILRGHTSSNGRGILDCKFHPRQPWLFTAGADKLIKLYCH; this is translated from the exons ATGAAGGGGAAGAAGAAGACCATGCCGAAAAACGACGTCCATGAGGAAGAAGCTCCACTTCCTTCTGAGAAGGTTCCTTCGCCACCAGTGTCCGATTCTGACTCTGACTCCGACTACGAG GACTCTTCTGCAGACGATGGCGAATCTTCTGCCTCCCTGGATTCTCTATCTGAATCAGAATTAGAAGATGATTCCTCTGAGAATGGCGGTAGCTCCGGCAATGTAGAAGCCGAAGGAACTGAATCTTCTCTGGACGAG GACATTGTCAATGGTGAAGGCAGTGGAAGTGAGAACTCTGACCTCGATCAGCAAGTAGTTGAGAGTGACTCCTCCGAGGATGAG GTGGCTCCTCGAAACACCATCGGAGATGTACCTTTGAAGTGGTATGAGGACGAACCTCATATTGGATACGACATAAAGGGCAAGAAGatcaagaaaaaggaaaaacaagacaAGTTAGATTCATTTCTTGCAAATGTTGATGATTCTAAGAGTTG GCGGAAAATCTATGATGAGTACAATGATGAGGTAGTTGAGCTGACAAAAGATGAAATCAAACTTGTCCGTAGACTGCTCAAAAATCAGGCACCACATTCTGACTTTGATCCATATCCG GATTATGTTGACTGGTATAAATGGGAAGATGCCAAACATCCATTGTCTAATGCTCCTGAACCAAAAAGAAGGTTTATTCCTTCAAAGTGGGAAGCTAAAAAG GTTGTACAGTATGTTAGAGCAATTCGCAAGGGAACAATTACTTTTGACAAACCAAAAGAGGAAGATGGCCCATATCTCTTGTGGGGAGATGATTCTGGTTCAAcagaaaaatcaaatcatttggCTTACATTCCTGCCCCAAAGCAGAAATTACCTG GCCATGATGAGTCTTATAATCCTCCTTTAGAGTACATTCCAACCCAAGAGGAGATAAATTCTTATCAATTGATGTTTGAGGAAGACCGTCCTAAGTTTATTCCAAAAAG GTTTACGTCTATGAGGAGCATCCCTGCATATGAGAATGCTATGAAGGAATCCTTTGAACGTTGTTTGGATCTGTACTTATGTCCTCGAGTTCGGAAAAAGCGC CTTAATATTGATCCTGAATCTTTAAAGCCAAAGCTTCCGAGTCGAAAGGAGCTTAAGCCTTATCCCATATCATGCTATATTGAGTATAAAGGCCATGAAGATGCTGTTACATCAATTTCCGTTGAAGCTTCAGGGCAATGGATGGCTTCAG GTTCAAGTGATGGAACTGTCCGTGTCTGGGAGGTCGAAACTGGCAGATGTCTTAGGCGGTGGGAGGTTGGTGAAGCTGTTAGTTGTGTTTCCTGGAATCCTCTGCCTGATATGCATATCCTAGCTGTTTCTGC GGGGCAAGATGTACTTCTACTGAACACCGGTTTGGGGGATGAAGAATTGCAGAACCAGATTAAGGAGCTTCTCTGGATTGACTCTTCAACAGCATCAGATGACTCTG GTGATAAAGCACCTAGTGTAAGCTGGCTTAAAGATGACAAACATATGGGCTTAAGGTTAAGGCACTTCAAG ACAGTTACTGCTGTAGAATGGCACCGGAAAGGTGACTACTTTTCAACAGTAATGCCAACAG GTGAGTCCAGAGCAGTTTTGATACACCAGTTATCCAAGAAGCTTACACAAAAGCTTCCTTTCAAATTACGTGGACTTGCTGTTCGGTCAACCTTCCATCCAtcccgttccatcttctttgtTTGTACGAAAAAGAGCGTTCGAGTGTATGATTTATTAAAGACCAAGCTCATAAAAAAGCTTGATACTGGACTTCGTGAAGCCTCATCTATTGCAGTTCATCCTGGAG GTGATAATTTAATTGTGGGTAGCAAAGAGGGCAAGATGTGTTGGTTTGACATGGACCTTTCATCTAAACCATATAAAATTCTTAA GTGTCACCCAAAAGATATCAACAATGTCATCTTTCATCGCTCGTATCCCTTATTTGCTTCATGTTCAGATGACTGCACTGCATATGTTTTTCATGGAATGGTTTATTCTGATCTTAATCAAAATCCCCTTATTGTTCCTTTGGAAATTCTTCGTGGTCATACCAGTTCAAATGGCAGAG
- the LOC114189083 gene encoding ATP phosphoribosyltransferase 2, chloroplastic-like: protein MLTTMNLPLHASVPLRSRSWCCHASLSVPQPQAEPQLLNGNPPARPVDRKEIRLGLPSKGRMSADTLELLKNCQLSVKQVNPRQYVAEIPQLSNLEVWFQRPKDIVRKLLSGDLDLGIVGLDTVSEHGQCNEDLIIVHEALEYGDCRLSLAIPQYGIFENVNSVEELAKMPQWTEDKPLRVATGFSYLGPKFMKESGLRHVTFSTADGALEAAPAMGIADAILDLVSSGTTLRENNLKEIKGGVVLESQAVLIASRKSMIQRKGVLETTHEMLERLEAHLRAIGQFTVTANMRGSSAEEVAERILSQPSLAGLQGPTVSPVFCKRDGKVTSDYYAIVICVPKKALYKSIQQLRAIGGSGVLISPLTYIFDEETPRWRQLLSKLGL, encoded by the exons ATGTTGACAACCATGAATCTTCCTCTGCACGCTTCGGTTCCGCTCAGGTCTCGGAGTTGGTGCTGCCACGCCTCGCTCTCCGTGCCTCAGCCGCAAGCGGAGCCCCAACTCCTCAACGGAAACCCTCCCGCCCGACCCGTCGACAGGAAAGAGATCCGTCTCGGTTTGCCCAGCAAAGGTCGTATGTCCGCCGACACCCTCGAACTTCTCAAG AATTGTCAATTGTCAGTGAAGCAGGTCAATCCTAGACAGTATGTTGCTGAAATTCCTCAG CTGTCCAACCTGGAAGTTTGGTTTCAGAGGCCTAAAGACATTGTGAGAAAATTGTTATCCGGAGATCTTGACCTTGGTATTGTGGGACTCGATACCGTCAGTGAACATGGCCAG TGTAATGAAGATCTTATCATTGTCCATGAGGCTCTGGAGTACGGTGACTGTCGTCTATCCCTTGCG ATTCCCCAATATGGAATATTTGAAAATGTAAATTCAGTGGAGGAGCTTGCCAAAATGCCTCAATGGACAGAAGATAAGCCTCTAAGAGTTGCTACTGGATTCAGCTAT CTGGGGCCAAAATTTATGAAAGAGAGTGGACTTAGGCATGTGACATTTTCAACTGCTGATGGGGCACTGGAGGCAGCTCCTGCG ATGGGGATAGCTGATGCTATCTTGGACCTTGTAAGTAGTGGTACTACACTGAGGGAAAACAACTTGAAGGAAATCAAAGGTGGAGTTGTTTTGGAGAGCCAG GCTGTTCTTATTGCAAGCAGGAAATCAATGATCCAACGTAAAGGAGTACTTGAAACAACACATGAGATGCTCGAGCGATTGGAAGCACATCTGAGGGCGATTGGGCAGTTCACG GTTACTGCAAACATGAGGGGAAGCAGTGCAGAGGAAGTGGCTGAGAGAATACTCAGTCAACCATCATTAGCTGGTTTGCAG GGTCCCACTGTAAGTCCTGTTTTCTGCAAGCGTGATGGGAAGGTAACTTCGGACTATTATGCCATTGTCATATGCGTGCCTAAGAAGGCATTGTACAAGTCTATACAACAACTGAGAGCG ATTGGAGGCAGTGGAGTTCTAATATCACCCTTGACCTATATTTTCGATGAAGAAACTCCGAGATGGCGTCAGCTCCTATCTAAACTTGGGCTGTAG